Part of the Desulfuromonas acetoxidans DSM 684 genome is shown below.
CCTCTTTAGCCGTACGCACGATAACGGCACGGACGACATCACCTTTTTTCACTTTAGAATTGGGCATCGCTTCGCGAACAGAGCAGACAATAATATCGCCCAGCCCCGCATATTTGCGCTTAGAGCCGCCCAGAACCTTAATGCAGCACAACTTCCGAGCACCGGAATTATCAGCTACATCAAGAACTGTTTGCATTTGAATCATTATCTTTCTCCCGTCCTACAGTGTTTTCTCAAGGACCTGGCTGACCCGCCAGCGCTTATCGCGTGAAAGCGGACGCGCTTCGGTAATCAACACTTTATCCCCGGCAGCACACTGGTTTTCCTCATCATGTGCTTTATATTTCATACTGCGCTTAATGTACTTCTTGTACACAGGATGCTGAACAAGAGTATCTACTTTAACAACGACAGTTTTGTCCATCTTGTCACTGGTTACGATACCAACCAGCTTTTTCTTATTACGACGATCTGATGCCATATCACTCACCTCAACATCCATTACGCAAGTTTCTGCCGCAAAACAGTCTTGACCCGTGCAATATCCTTACGCACTTGAGGAATCTTGGCGGTATCGTCAAGATGTCCGGTGTGCAATTGGAATTTCAGGTTAAACAGTTCCTGGCTCAATTCCAGAGATTTTTTCTCAAGTTCTTCAACACTGAAGCCCTGTAATTCCTTAGCCTTCATTTGAACTCTCCTCTCTGGCTACAAACTTAGTTGAGATCGGCAACTTATGAGCAGCAAGACGTAAAGCCTCGCGGGCAACCTCTTCCGGAACACCCTGCATTTCATAAAGAACCATACCGGGACGAACCACGGCAACCCAGCTATCAGGAGAACCCTTACCTTTACCCATGCGGGTTTC
Proteins encoded:
- a CDS encoding uL14 family ribosomal protein, with amino-acid sequence MIQMQTVLDVADNSGARKLCCIKVLGGSKRKYAGLGDIIVCSVREAMPNSKVKKGDVVRAVIVRTAKE
- the rpsQ gene encoding 30S ribosomal protein S17, yielding MASDRRNKKKLVGIVTSDKMDKTVVVKVDTLVQHPVYKKYIKRSMKYKAHDEENQCAAGDKVLITEARPLSRDKRWRVSQVLEKTL
- the rpmC gene encoding 50S ribosomal protein L29 gives rise to the protein MKAKELQGFSVEELEKKSLELSQELFNLKFQLHTGHLDDTAKIPQVRKDIARVKTVLRQKLA